Proteins from one Azospirillum brasilense genomic window:
- a CDS encoding TrmH family RNA methyltransferase: protein MIRPPRLIESPQNPQFKLWEALLESRGLKKQGKFLLAGLKTVPEALVRWPDRFSTLLVTDPAQAEGWRLPAGLEIVQLTPALFRTLDVSGTGFPLLVGTVPDTPPIDLSQPPQGLELVCALGDPNNLGALLRSAAAFGARRVILLDGAAHPYHPKCLRAASNAQFELTLLRGGRWEDVSRAAGPLVALDAGGADMAAYRWPRDVRLVLGEEGQGVPATLPVQRLSIPTTGAVESLNATVAASVALFSHFASRS, encoded by the coding sequence ATGATCCGCCCGCCGCGCCTGATCGAAAGCCCGCAGAATCCGCAGTTCAAGCTGTGGGAGGCTTTGCTGGAGAGCCGCGGCCTGAAGAAACAGGGCAAGTTCCTGCTGGCCGGACTGAAGACGGTGCCGGAGGCGCTGGTCCGCTGGCCGGACCGCTTTTCCACCCTGCTAGTCACTGATCCGGCGCAGGCCGAAGGTTGGCGCCTGCCTGCGGGGCTGGAGATCGTCCAACTCACCCCCGCCCTGTTCCGCACCCTGGACGTCTCTGGCACTGGCTTTCCCCTGCTGGTCGGCACGGTGCCCGACACGCCGCCCATCGACCTCTCGCAACCGCCACAGGGGCTCGAACTCGTCTGCGCGCTGGGCGACCCCAACAACCTCGGCGCCCTGCTGCGCAGCGCCGCCGCCTTCGGCGCCCGCCGGGTGATCCTGCTCGACGGCGCAGCCCACCCGTACCATCCCAAATGCCTGCGCGCCGCGTCGAACGCCCAGTTCGAGCTGACGCTGCTGCGCGGCGGCCGGTGGGAGGACGTGAGCCGGGCCGCCGGGCCGCTGGTCGCCCTGGACGCCGGGGGTGCCGACATGGCGGCCTACCGCTGGCCGCGCGACGTCCGGCTGGTGCTGGGCGAGGAAGGTCAGGGCGTGCCCGCCACCCTGCCCGTCCAGCGCCTGTCCATCCCGACCACCGGGGCGGTGGAGTCCCTTAACGCCACCGTCGCGGCGAGCGTGGCGCTGTTCAGCCACTTCGCCTCCCGCTCCTGA
- a CDS encoding RsmB/NOP family class I SAM-dependent RNA methyltransferase yields the protein MTPAARLQAVIDLLTEIDETPRPADAVMSAYFRARRYIGSKDRTAVAQTAYAILRRHARLCWWLERQGHPPTPRARALANEILAEGKAAATVKALFGATKFAPAPLAPEEAKLANELDTHTLEHPQMPESVAVECPPWAEEPMRAAMGDRFAVEMRTLLDSAPLDLRINPVKANRESAIKALARAQITATPTQWSPLGLRVQGRPPLGAVDAFKDGLVEIQDEGSQLVAIAVAPKPGQQVVDFCAGAGGKTLAIAALMKNKGRVVACDVLAGRLKRAAERFRRAGLHNIEAHPLSSERDPWVKRHKRKFDRVLVDAPCSGTGTWRRNPDSRWRQLGPGLAELVPLQANILDSAARLVKPGGRLVYATCSLLPEENENQVAAFLETHPDFSVLPVAEVWAEEGAGTPPAEGPYLRLTPARHDTDGFFAAVMVRKAEDEAAAEVDQMAEADPAPSEG from the coding sequence ATGACCCCCGCCGCCCGCCTTCAGGCGGTCATCGACCTGCTGACCGAGATCGACGAAACCCCGCGCCCCGCCGACGCGGTGATGAGCGCCTATTTCCGCGCCCGCCGCTACATCGGGTCGAAAGACCGCACCGCGGTGGCGCAGACGGCCTACGCGATCCTGCGGCGGCATGCCCGCCTGTGCTGGTGGCTGGAGCGTCAGGGCCATCCGCCGACCCCGCGCGCCCGCGCGCTCGCCAACGAGATCCTGGCCGAGGGCAAGGCCGCGGCGACGGTGAAGGCGCTGTTCGGCGCCACCAAATTCGCCCCGGCCCCGCTGGCGCCGGAGGAGGCGAAGCTCGCCAACGAGCTGGACACCCACACGCTGGAGCATCCGCAGATGCCGGAGAGCGTGGCCGTGGAATGCCCGCCCTGGGCCGAGGAGCCGATGCGCGCCGCCATGGGCGACCGCTTCGCCGTGGAGATGCGGACGCTGCTGGACAGCGCGCCGCTCGATCTGCGCATCAACCCGGTGAAGGCCAACCGCGAGAGCGCGATCAAGGCATTGGCCCGCGCCCAGATCACGGCGACGCCGACGCAGTGGTCGCCGCTGGGCCTGCGCGTCCAGGGCCGCCCGCCGCTGGGTGCCGTGGATGCCTTCAAGGACGGTCTGGTCGAAATCCAGGACGAAGGCTCGCAGCTCGTGGCGATCGCGGTGGCGCCGAAGCCGGGGCAACAGGTGGTCGATTTCTGCGCCGGGGCCGGCGGCAAGACGCTGGCCATCGCCGCGCTGATGAAGAACAAGGGCCGCGTCGTCGCCTGCGACGTGCTGGCCGGGCGCCTGAAACGCGCCGCCGAGCGGTTCCGCCGCGCCGGTCTACACAACATCGAGGCGCACCCGCTGTCCAGCGAGCGCGACCCCTGGGTGAAGCGCCACAAGCGCAAGTTCGACCGCGTGCTGGTGGACGCGCCGTGCAGCGGCACCGGCACCTGGCGCCGCAACCCCGACAGCCGCTGGCGCCAGCTCGGCCCCGGTCTGGCGGAACTGGTGCCGCTCCAGGCCAACATCCTGGACAGCGCGGCCCGTCTGGTGAAGCCCGGCGGGCGACTGGTCTACGCCACCTGCTCCCTGCTTCCGGAGGAGAACGAGAATCAGGTGGCCGCCTTCCTGGAAACCCACCCCGACTTCTCCGTGCTGCCGGTCGCCGAGGTCTGGGCGGAGGAGGGCGCGGGCACCCCGCCCGCCGAGGGGCCGTATCTGCGCCTGACCCCGGCCCGCCACGACACCGACGGCTTCTTCGCCGCCGTGATGGTGCGCAAGGCGGAGGACGAAGCCGCGGCGGAGGTGGACCAGATGGCCGAGGCTGATCCGGCGCCTTCAGAAGGGTAA
- a CDS encoding murein transglycosylase A, producing the protein MTAAVGSVMARALARVSTLLAFGLLAGCAGDAATGPGPGGGVTAASWRPGMEKVSADFRGLPGWIDDDHAQALPAVQRTCRWVASQPAGKPLGPNPAAGTTSDWRPICEALRGLPDAQPETARRFFEDHFTPVALSEGQEGLFTGYYEVELRGSWTRTERYNVPLYKAPKRTKRGLPSRARITDGALKGKGLEILWVDDPIDAFFLEIQGSGRVRMTDGSVVALGYGGQNGHRYVPIGRHLIDIGYATPEQVTMPLIRRWLTEHPGEAKQVMNMNPSYVFFQMRPDVGARGARNMELTAGRSLAVDPGYVPLGVPLWLDVREAPVPQGEIKRLVVAQDTGGAIKGAVRGDLFWGHGAEAAEGAGVMKAKGRYTMLAPRTTSFTLAQRR; encoded by the coding sequence ATGACGGCTGCGGTCGGCAGTGTCATGGCGCGTGCGTTGGCGCGCGTCTCCACCCTTCTTGCGTTTGGCCTGCTGGCGGGCTGTGCGGGCGACGCAGCGACCGGACCGGGACCGGGCGGCGGCGTCACCGCGGCGTCCTGGCGGCCGGGGATGGAGAAGGTTTCCGCAGACTTCCGCGGCCTGCCGGGCTGGATCGACGACGACCACGCGCAGGCCCTGCCTGCCGTTCAGCGCACCTGCCGCTGGGTGGCGTCGCAGCCGGCCGGCAAGCCGCTCGGCCCCAACCCCGCCGCCGGCACCACCTCGGACTGGCGCCCGATCTGCGAGGCGTTGCGCGGCCTGCCCGACGCCCAGCCGGAAACCGCCCGCCGCTTCTTCGAGGATCACTTCACCCCTGTCGCCCTGTCCGAGGGGCAGGAGGGCCTGTTCACGGGCTATTACGAGGTCGAGCTGCGCGGCAGCTGGACCCGGACCGAGCGCTACAACGTCCCCCTCTACAAGGCGCCCAAGCGGACCAAGCGCGGCCTGCCCAGCCGCGCCCGCATCACCGACGGCGCGCTGAAGGGCAAGGGGCTGGAGATCCTGTGGGTGGACGATCCCATCGACGCCTTCTTCCTGGAAATCCAGGGGTCGGGCCGGGTGCGGATGACCGACGGGTCGGTGGTGGCTCTGGGCTATGGCGGGCAGAACGGCCACCGCTACGTCCCCATCGGGCGGCACCTGATCGACATCGGCTACGCCACGCCGGAGCAGGTGACCATGCCGCTGATCCGCCGCTGGCTGACCGAGCATCCCGGCGAGGCCAAGCAGGTGATGAACATGAACCCGTCCTACGTCTTCTTCCAGATGCGCCCCGACGTCGGCGCCCGCGGCGCGCGCAACATGGAGCTGACGGCGGGCCGCAGCCTTGCCGTGGACCCCGGCTACGTCCCGCTGGGCGTGCCGCTGTGGCTGGACGTCCGCGAGGCGCCGGTGCCGCAGGGCGAGATCAAGCGCCTCGTCGTCGCCCAAGACACCGGCGGCGCCATCAAGGGGGCGGTGCGCGGCGACCTGTTCTGGGGCCATGGGGCGGAGGCCGCGGAGGGCGCCGGTGTGATGAAGGCCAAGGGCCGCTACACGATGCTGGCGCCGCGCACCACTTCCTTCACGCTGGCGCAACGCCGCTGA
- a CDS encoding GNAT family N-acetyltransferase yields the protein MLVRLSALPDREAALAALEDIFFQSTLRKDFASAEERTAFFRTWTGWYVERAPDDVWFALAEDGAIIGYLTGCKDSAGAVDLARTIPKYEVFADRFAAFPAHLHVNVRPGFRDHGIGRALVDRFAEDCRADGLPGLHLVTGVFARNVSFYQRAGFTAATQRGALLFLGWHLD from the coding sequence ATGCTGGTTCGTCTGTCCGCCCTGCCCGACCGGGAGGCCGCCCTCGCCGCGCTGGAAGACATCTTCTTCCAGTCCACGCTGCGCAAGGACTTCGCCTCGGCGGAGGAGCGCACAGCCTTCTTCCGCACCTGGACGGGCTGGTATGTGGAGCGGGCGCCGGACGACGTGTGGTTCGCCTTGGCCGAGGACGGCGCCATCATCGGCTATCTGACCGGCTGCAAGGACAGCGCCGGGGCGGTGGACCTCGCCCGCACCATCCCGAAATACGAGGTCTTCGCCGACCGCTTCGCCGCCTTTCCCGCCCATCTCCACGTCAACGTCCGGCCCGGCTTCCGCGATCATGGAATCGGGCGGGCGCTGGTTGACCGCTTCGCGGAGGACTGCCGCGCCGATGGCTTGCCCGGCCTGCATCTGGTGACCGGGGTGTTCGCGCGGAACGTCAGCTTTTACCAGCGCGCCGGATTCACCGCAGCGACCCAGCGGGGAGCGCTGCTGTTCCTCGGCTGGCACCTGGATTAA
- a CDS encoding DUF1272 domain-containing protein: MLALRPNCECCDRDLPPESRDAYICSFECTFCGDCRDGVLKGHCPNCGGELVRRPVRPAGRLANNPASAQRVLKAGGCPPAF, encoded by the coding sequence ATGCTTGCGCTGCGGCCGAACTGCGAATGCTGCGACCGGGATCTGCCCCCGGAGTCCCGCGATGCCTACATCTGCTCCTTCGAATGCACCTTCTGCGGCGACTGCCGGGACGGGGTGCTGAAGGGCCATTGCCCGAACTGCGGGGGCGAGCTGGTGCGACGGCCCGTCCGTCCGGCCGGTAGGCTGGCCAACAACCCGGCCTCCGCACAGCGGGTGCTCAAGGCCGGCGGTTGTCCGCCCGCCTTCTGA
- the guaB gene encoding IMP dehydrogenase: MARSSTIREALTFDDVLLVPAESSVLPNEVDTRTRLTKTIELGIPLMSSAMDTVTESSLAIAMAQAGGIGVVHRNLTIEQQAEEVRKVKRYESGMVVNPITITPGQTLADALQLMADYRISGIPVVESRDSRGSGKLVGILTNRDVRFATNPNQPVSELMTKDVVSVREGVSQDEAKRLLHQHRIEKLLVVDEAHRCIGLVTVKDMEKAQAYPNACKDAQGRLRVAAATGTGSDGLRRAEALFDAGVDVLVVDTAHGHSLKVLDQVRAARNMSNYTQVIAGNVATAEAAKALVDAGADAVKVGIGPGSICTTRIVAGVGVPQLTAIMDVVEACEKMGIPVIADGGIKFSGDLAKAIAAGASVAMLGSLFAGTDESPGEVILYQGRSYKSYRGMGSVGAMARGSADRYFQQEVSTMKLVPEGVEGRVPYKGPVSAVIHQLVGGLRAAMGYTGSQSIAEMQTKCEFVRITNAGLRESHVHDITITNESPNYRQG, translated from the coding sequence ATGGCCCGCTCGTCCACGATCCGCGAAGCTTTGACCTTCGACGACGTCCTCTTGGTTCCGGCCGAAAGTTCGGTCCTGCCGAACGAGGTGGACACCCGGACGCGCCTGACCAAGACCATCGAACTGGGCATCCCCCTGATGTCCTCCGCGATGGACACGGTGACCGAAAGCAGCCTCGCCATCGCCATGGCCCAGGCCGGCGGCATCGGCGTGGTCCACCGCAACCTGACCATCGAGCAGCAGGCCGAGGAGGTCCGCAAGGTCAAGCGGTACGAGTCCGGCATGGTGGTCAACCCGATCACCATCACGCCCGGCCAGACGCTGGCCGACGCGCTCCAGCTCATGGCCGACTACCGCATCTCCGGCATCCCGGTGGTGGAAAGCCGCGACTCCCGCGGCAGCGGCAAGCTGGTCGGCATCCTGACCAACCGCGACGTCCGCTTCGCCACCAACCCGAACCAGCCGGTCAGCGAATTGATGACCAAGGACGTGGTGTCGGTGCGCGAGGGCGTCAGCCAGGACGAGGCCAAGCGCCTGCTGCACCAGCATCGCATCGAGAAGCTGCTGGTGGTGGACGAGGCTCACCGCTGCATCGGCCTCGTCACGGTGAAGGACATGGAGAAGGCCCAGGCCTACCCCAACGCCTGCAAGGATGCTCAGGGCCGCCTGCGCGTCGCCGCCGCCACCGGCACCGGCTCGGACGGGCTGCGCCGTGCCGAGGCGCTGTTCGACGCCGGCGTGGACGTTCTGGTGGTCGACACCGCGCACGGCCATTCGCTGAAGGTGCTGGATCAGGTGCGCGCCGCGCGCAACATGTCCAACTACACCCAGGTGATCGCCGGCAACGTGGCCACCGCCGAGGCGGCGAAGGCGCTGGTCGATGCCGGCGCGGACGCCGTGAAGGTCGGGATCGGCCCCGGCTCCATCTGCACCACCCGCATCGTCGCCGGCGTCGGCGTGCCGCAGCTGACCGCCATCATGGACGTGGTCGAGGCATGCGAGAAGATGGGCATCCCGGTGATCGCTGACGGCGGCATCAAGTTCTCGGGCGATCTCGCCAAGGCCATCGCGGCGGGCGCCAGCGTGGCGATGCTGGGCAGCCTGTTCGCCGGCACCGACGAGAGCCCCGGCGAGGTCATCCTCTATCAGGGCCGCTCATACAAGAGCTACCGCGGCATGGGCTCGGTGGGCGCCATGGCCCGCGGCTCGGCGGACCGCTACTTCCAGCAGGAAGTGTCGACCATGAAGCTGGTGCCGGAAGGCGTCGAAGGCCGCGTGCCCTACAAGGGCCCGGTGTCGGCGGTGATCCACCAGCTCGTCGGCGGCCTGCGCGCGGCCATGGGCTACACCGGCAGCCAGTCCATCGCCGAGATGCAGACGAAGTGCGAGTTCGTCCGCATCACCAACGCCGGCCTGCGCGAGAGCCACGTCCACGACATCACCATCACCAACGAGTCCCCGAACTACCGTCAGGGCTGA
- a CDS encoding RlmE family RNA methyltransferase, with product MVGKPPSSSTPGGRRATVRVKSAAKRTTSSARWLERHLNDPYVHEATKRGFRSRAAFKLLQLDEKFHLLGPGKRVVDLGAAPGGWTQVAVDKVQTGREGWKVVGLDILPMDPVPGATTMQADFLEEGAAERLKEALGGPADVVLSDMAAPTIGHQSTDHLRIMALAEAAYDFAEEVLAPGGAFVAKLFQGGAEKSLLERLKRDFTTVRHAKPPASRAESSETYVVATGFRGANMND from the coding sequence ATGGTTGGAAAGCCTCCGTCCTCCTCGACGCCGGGTGGGCGCCGCGCCACCGTCCGCGTGAAGTCCGCGGCCAAGCGCACCACCTCCTCGGCCCGCTGGCTGGAGCGGCATCTGAACGACCCCTACGTGCACGAGGCGACGAAGCGCGGCTTCCGGTCCCGCGCCGCCTTCAAGCTGCTTCAGCTCGACGAGAAGTTCCATCTGCTGGGGCCGGGCAAGCGCGTGGTCGATCTTGGCGCCGCCCCCGGCGGCTGGACGCAGGTGGCTGTGGACAAGGTGCAGACCGGGCGTGAGGGCTGGAAGGTCGTCGGGCTGGATATCCTGCCCATGGACCCGGTGCCCGGCGCCACCACCATGCAGGCCGACTTCCTGGAGGAGGGCGCCGCCGAGCGGCTGAAGGAAGCGCTGGGCGGCCCCGCCGACGTGGTGCTGAGCGACATGGCCGCCCCGACCATCGGGCACCAGTCCACCGACCATCTGCGCATCATGGCGCTGGCCGAGGCCGCCTACGACTTCGCGGAGGAGGTGCTGGCCCCCGGCGGGGCGTTCGTCGCCAAGCTGTTCCAGGGCGGGGCGGAGAAGTCTCTGCTGGAGCGGCTGAAGCGCGATTTCACCACGGTGCGCCACGCCAAGCCGCCGGCCAGCCGTGCCGAATCCTCCGAAACCTATGTGGTCGCCACCGGTTTCCGTGGGGCCAACATGAACGACTAG